A region of Vitis riparia cultivar Riparia Gloire de Montpellier isolate 1030 chromosome 12, EGFV_Vit.rip_1.0, whole genome shotgun sequence DNA encodes the following proteins:
- the LOC117925963 gene encoding uncharacterized protein LOC117925963, whose product MSDKIVPITLTTLYEMMVDLTRRVERIEFILSEYPSSSRGVPGVATPSLPHSTSPALVALGASHPRPRPHSVLQQHSSSISLATSTRPPSWLRGPPVITVPQERFHPRRRCRRHFSDLSTPLSRVFETFQAMGFLAPLAPRALPDPVPPQFRLDLYCMYHQSAGHHTDRCTALRHAIQDIIDSGTFGHPQSDMFPIPTSAQAMHVDSPPPAVPDLIDLGD is encoded by the coding sequence ATGTCGGACAAGATCGTACCCATTACTCTTACTACtctttatgagatgatggtggACTTGACACGGAGGGTTGAGAGGATTGAGTTTATTTTATCGGAGTATCCATCGTCATCGAGAGGAGTTCCAGGAGTAGCGACGCCTTCATTGCCACACTCGACTTCACCGGCACTTGTTGCTTTGGGTGCCTCACATCCACGGCCTCGCCCACATTCAGTGCTCCAGCAGCATTCCTCATCCATTTCATTGGCTACGTCGACACGACCTCCATCCTGGCTTCGCGGCCCTCCGGTCATTACAGTTCCTCAGGAGCGATTTCACCCTCGTCGACGATGTCGGAGACATTTTTCAGATCTGAGCACACCCCTGAGTAGAGTCTTTGAGACGTTCCAAGCCATGGGATTTTTGGCTCCTCTGGCTCCTAGGGCACTTCCGGATCCTGTGCCTCCGCAGTTTCGGCTTGATTTATACTGTATGTACCATCAATCGGCAGGACATCACACTGATCGTTGCACTGCTCTACGACATGCCATACAGGACATTATTGATTCTGGGACGTTTGGGCATCCTCAGTCTGATATGTTTCCTATTCCTACCTCAGCTCAGGCCATGCATGTAGACTCCCCTCCACCAGCAGTCCCTGATCTTATTGATTTGGGCGATTGA